The Streptomyces laurentii genome contains a region encoding:
- a CDS encoding hypothetical protein (Leucine carboxyl methyltransferase; cl01306;~identified by MetaGeneAnnotator; putative;~predicted protein [Streptomyces sp. C]) encodes MEAVSRTAQWTAAARALETEREDRLFADPYARTVADQIGFDLLERYAGGGTVPFLAIRTTYLDRAIVKTVRERGIRQVVFLAAGMDTRFFRLPWPDGVTVYELDRPALLAAKADMLKDEPQPAGRTRVTVPVDLTQDWTGPLKEAGWKSDEPVLWVVEGLLFFLPEQAVRTLISTLSAHAAPGSVLLGDVISKAALGNPLARSFMKALEEDGNPWLFGTEEPEELLADCGWAVREVKQPGEDGAHFDRWPYPVPARSVPRLPRSFLFTCDVPTYEEGSAA; translated from the coding sequence GTGGAGGCCGTATCCCGCACCGCCCAGTGGACCGCCGCAGCGCGCGCCCTGGAGACCGAGCGCGAGGACCGGCTGTTCGCCGATCCCTACGCGCGCACCGTCGCCGACCAGATCGGCTTCGATCTGCTCGAGCGCTACGCCGGGGGCGGCACCGTGCCGTTCCTCGCCATCCGCACCACCTACCTGGACCGCGCCATCGTGAAGACGGTGCGGGAGCGCGGCATCCGCCAGGTGGTCTTCCTCGCCGCCGGCATGGACACCCGGTTCTTCCGGCTGCCCTGGCCGGACGGCGTCACCGTCTACGAGCTCGACCGCCCCGCCCTTCTCGCGGCCAAGGCCGACATGCTGAAGGACGAGCCGCAGCCGGCCGGACGGACGCGCGTCACCGTCCCGGTCGACCTCACCCAGGACTGGACCGGCCCCCTCAAGGAGGCGGGATGGAAGAGCGACGAGCCCGTCCTGTGGGTGGTGGAAGGACTGCTGTTCTTCCTGCCCGAGCAGGCCGTCCGGACCCTCATCTCGACGCTGTCCGCGCACGCGGCGCCCGGCTCCGTGCTGCTCGGCGACGTCATTTCCAAGGCCGCGCTCGGCAACCCGCTGGCCCGCTCCTTCATGAAGGCACTGGAGGAGGACGGCAACCCGTGGCTCTTCGGCACCGAGGAGCCCGAGGAGCTGCTCGCCGACTGCGGCTGGGCCGTACGCGAGGTCAAGCAGCCCGGTGAGGACGGCGCCCACTTCGACCGGTGGCCCTACCCGGTGCCGGCCCGGTCCGTGCCGCGGCTGCCGCGCTCCTTCCTGTTCACCTGCGATGTCCCGACGTACGAGGAGGGCTCGGCCGCATGA
- a CDS encoding hypothetical protein (Methyltransferase domain; pfam13847;~S-adenosylmethionine binding site [chemical binding];~S-adenosylmethionine-dependent methyltransferases (SAM or AdoMet-MTase), class I; AdoMet-MTases are enzymes that use S-adenosyl-L-methionine (SAM or AdoMet) as a substrate for methyltransfer, creating the product S-adenosyl-L-homocysteine (AdoHcy); cd02440;~identified by MetaGeneAnnotator; putative;~predicted protein [Streptomyces sp. C]) has protein sequence MTAHDFHQKVITDAGAAVRGLTVALGERLGLYKALAQHGPLTAAELAGKTGTNERYIEEWLHAQLSAGYVERHPSSLTYTLPADHVEVLADPTAVTFAAGFFTALKALYATEDLLAEAYKTGDGVGWAEHDAALDTGMGSFFQPTYEHKLVADWLPSLHDITEKLADGGTVADVGCGVGHTTLLIARAFPNATIHGFDYSEEAISIARQLAEEAGLSDRVVFEVASADDYPGTGYDLVCFFNALHDMGDPVAAAQHVLKSLDADGTWMLVESNVSPADIDTQTPAARMFMALSAVMCLPVAVAQRGPHALGNHSGEKAFHAIAEEAGFGRWRRASETPVNAVYEVRP, from the coding sequence ATGACCGCCCACGACTTCCACCAGAAGGTCATCACCGACGCCGGCGCGGCCGTGCGCGGTCTGACCGTCGCGCTCGGCGAGCGCCTCGGCCTCTACAAGGCCCTCGCCCAGCACGGCCCGTTGACCGCCGCCGAGCTGGCCGGCAAGACCGGCACGAACGAGCGGTACATCGAGGAGTGGCTGCACGCGCAGCTGTCCGCCGGGTACGTGGAGCGGCACCCGAGCTCGCTCACGTACACCCTGCCCGCCGACCACGTCGAGGTGCTGGCCGATCCGACGGCCGTCACCTTCGCCGCCGGGTTCTTCACCGCGCTGAAGGCGCTGTACGCCACCGAGGACCTGCTGGCCGAGGCGTACAAGACGGGTGACGGGGTCGGCTGGGCCGAGCACGACGCGGCCCTCGACACCGGCATGGGCTCCTTCTTCCAGCCGACGTACGAGCACAAGCTGGTCGCCGACTGGCTGCCGTCGCTGCACGACATCACCGAGAAGCTGGCGGACGGCGGCACCGTCGCGGACGTCGGCTGCGGCGTCGGGCACACCACGCTGCTGATCGCCCGCGCCTTCCCGAACGCCACGATCCACGGCTTCGACTACTCCGAAGAGGCCATCTCGATCGCCCGGCAGCTCGCCGAGGAGGCCGGCCTGTCCGACCGCGTCGTCTTCGAGGTCGCCTCGGCCGACGACTACCCGGGCACCGGCTACGACCTGGTCTGCTTCTTCAACGCCCTGCACGACATGGGCGACCCGGTGGCCGCCGCCCAGCACGTCCTCAAGTCCCTTGATGCGGACGGCACCTGGATGCTGGTCGAGTCGAACGTGTCGCCCGCCGACATCGACACCCAGACGCCGGCCGCCCGCATGTTCATGGCCCTGTCCGCCGTGATGTGCCTGCCCGTCGCCGTCGCCCAGCGCGGCCCGCACGCGCTCGGCAACCACTCCGGCGAGAAGGCGTTCCACGCGATCGCGGAGGAGGCCGGCTTCGGCCGCTGGCGCCGCGCGAGCGAGACGCCCGTGAACGCCGTCTACGAAGTCCGCCCCTGA